From the Methanonatronarchaeum thermophilum genome, the window TACTTGAACCCCTTGTATTGAAGGCGCATGAGATGGTTGTTGATGGTATGTTGTATGATGCATTGACTTTGAATGGGGTGTTGTATTGTGCAACACTTGGATATAAACAGGATATTGCTTTAGATGCTCTTGAAGCGGGAGCCAAGGCTGCAGGGCTGTCTGGAACCGGTACGGCATATGCTGGTTTGGTTGAATCAGGTTCAAAGGAAACGGTTAAGGAAGTATGGCAAGAATATGGAGACGTAATAGAAACGAAGGTGGATAACGAAGGAGGTATTGTTTTATGACACTTGATGAAATAAGAGATGAAATAAGAGAGATAGATCAAGAGATAATTGATTTGATAGATAAAAGAACTGCTTTAGCCAGCGATATAGCAAAGATAAAAAAAGAAAACGACATCCCGGTTAGGGATATGGAGCAGAATAAAAAAGTGTTGTCTAGAGCGACTGAGATGGCTGTTGAGAGTGGATTGGATACCGGGCGGGTTAAAAAAATATTTGAAACTTTGATAGAGATGAATATCGAGAAACAGGAGAACCTTATGGGGAAAGGAAAACTACCCTAATCCTTTCCTCTCAATTTGGATATTTCTCTAGTTTTCTAGGTTTGTATTTTTTTGGTTTTTTTGGTTTTGTATGTAGTTGTCTATGTTTTCGATTATTTGGCTGAGTTTTTCAGTGTCTTGTGTCTCTATCGTTTCCAACATTTTTTGGTAGTCTTTTATTGTTTTTTTATGTATCATTGGTATGTATCTGTTGTGTGTTTGTATTGAGGCGTATAACTCTGGATTTTGTACCAATATTCTGTCGAGGTCTTTGTGCAGCAGTCTGAATGTTGGTGTTGTTAGGTCGTTGTTTTGGTTTATATTGAATTTCTGGTTTTTAAGGATTGAGCCGAACAGGATAAGTAGTAGGTGGGATGCTCCTTGAACAACTGCCATGGCTTTGTCGTGTTCGCTGGCAGTCATTGTTCTTATGTTCCCGCCTTGGTTTGTTATGTATTTTTTAACTTTGTCTAGCCATTTATCTGCGTTTATTGGCACTAAAACGATGTTTTTATCTTTGAAGGTGGTTCCCTCTGGGCCGAACAGGGGGTGTGTGCCTATTTTTTCTACGTGTTTTGGTACGTGTTTTTTCATCGCGTTGACTGGCTGTTCTTTTATTGATGTTACGTCCATTAGTAGTGAGTTTTTTTTCATTTTGGGGCCGACTTCTTTGATTACTTTGGTGGTTGCTTTTATAGGTACGCTTATTATTACGATGTCTGAGTTTTTTATTGGGCTGTAGTTTTGGTGGTATTTGATCTCCAGTTTTCTAGCTGTTTTTTTTCCCTTTTTTTTGTTTTTGTCGGTGATGTGGATTTCTGTGTTTTGGTTTTTTAGGTTTTGTGCTATCCAATGTCCCATTCGTCCTGCTCCACCGACTATTGTGATTTTTTGTTTTTTGTTCATTGTTTTAGCTCCCTGTGTACGGCTTCCCTCATTTTATCTGTTGGTGGTTCTCTGTTTGTCCATATTTTGAAGGATTCTGCTCCTTGTTGGACAAGCATTTCAACTCCGTTTATTGTTTTTGCACCAACCTCTTCGGCTTGTTTCAGTAGTTTTGTTTTTATTGGTCTGTAGACGAGGTCGAAGACAATGAGGTCTTTATGTAGGTTTTCTTTTGTGGTAATTGATTTATTGGTGTTTGGATACATGCCTACAGGGGTTGAGTTTATAAGTAGGTCTGCGTTGGATAGTTCTTGGCTTAGTTTGTTCAGTGGCCGGTAACTGGATTTTGTGTTTTGTTTCTGTAGGAGTTCGCTGAGTTCGCGTGCTTTTTTAGGTGTTCTGTTGATTATTGTTATCTGTTTTGCGTTGTCTTTTAATGCTATGCATACTCCTCTTGCTGCACCACCTGCACCTACGATCACTGCTTTTTCGTAGTGTTTTTTTGGTTGTGTAACTGCTTTTTTTGCTCCGATTATATCTGTGTTGTATCCATGGATTTTTTCTTTAAGGTCGATTGTGTTTACAGCGCCAGCTATTACTGCTTCTTCACTGGTTTCTGTACAGAGTTTTAGGGCTTTCTGTTTGTGGGGAATTGTTACATTCAACCCACCTAGGTTTAGTGCTTTCGCTCCTTCGATTGCTTTTTTTAGGTTTTGTTTTTTAACGTGGAACAAGTGGTAGGTGTGTGGTAGTTTTTTTGTTTTAAAAGCAGTGTTTTGCATCTGAGGAGATAGGCTGTGGCTTACAGGGTCGCCTATCAATCCATATACCTTTTGTTTCAAAATAATTCCCTCAACAGCACTTTGATTTTATCAAGCGATATCTGGCCTGGTGCTGTTTCTGCTCCAACGGGGGCGTATATAATGTCGGAGCCGTATGCAGGGCCTATTACTCTGGAGTGTTTACCGGTTTCACCCATAGCTATTGAGCAAACCGGTTTACCTATCTCTTTTTTTGTTGTGTATGTGGCTTCCATGAGTGATAGTACGTCGAGAGGTGTTTTAGCCATGTATGCAACTTTGGCTATATCCCCCAACTCCATGCATTCCTCTATCTTCATCTTAATTTCGGATTTGTCTGTTGTTTGTTGGTGGTTGTGGTGGGAGACTATAACTGGAGTTCCTTTCTCATTCGCCTTATCGATTATCTTTTCTCTTTGTT encodes:
- a CDS encoding prephenate dehydrogenase/arogenate dehydrogenase family protein, encoding MNKKQKITIVGGAGRMGHWIAQNLKNQNTEIHITDKNKKKGKKTARKLEIKYHQNYSPIKNSDIVIISVPIKATTKVIKEVGPKMKKNSLLMDVTSIKEQPVNAMKKHVPKHVEKIGTHPLFGPEGTTFKDKNIVLVPINADKWLDKVKKYITNQGGNIRTMTASEHDKAMAVVQGASHLLLILFGSILKNQKFNINQNNDLTTPTFRLLHKDLDRILVQNPELYASIQTHNRYIPMIHKKTIKDYQKMLETIETQDTEKLSQIIENIDNYIQNQKNQKNTNLEN
- the aroE gene encoding shikimate dehydrogenase; its protein translation is MKQKVYGLIGDPVSHSLSPQMQNTAFKTKKLPHTYHLFHVKKQNLKKAIEGAKALNLGGLNVTIPHKQKALKLCTETSEEAVIAGAVNTIDLKEKIHGYNTDIIGAKKAVTQPKKHYEKAVIVGAGGAARGVCIALKDNAKQITIINRTPKKARELSELLQKQNTKSSYRPLNKLSQELSNADLLINSTPVGMYPNTNKSITTKENLHKDLIVFDLVYRPIKTKLLKQAEEVGAKTINGVEMLVQQGAESFKIWTNREPPTDKMREAVHRELKQ
- a CDS encoding chorismate mutase is translated as MTLDEIRDEIREIDQEIIDLIDKRTALASDIAKIKKENDIPVRDMEQNKKVLSRATEMAVESGLDTGRVKKIFETLIEMNIEKQENLMGKGKLP
- the aroD gene encoding type I 3-dehydroquinate dehydratase, with the protein product MRPTASKPVSTGDIEIGEKPVICASIGEKTVEKQISLYRAVEADLVELRIDKLSRDSYGKLSRALSSDVNEKPLIITNRREKEGGEYDGPEKNRVEDLLSMMRFADIVDIELQTPQQQREKIIDKANEKGTPVIVSHHNHQQTTDKSEIKMKIEECMELGDIAKVAYMAKTPLDVLSLMEATYTTKKEIGKPVCSIAMGETGKHSRVIGPAYGSDIIYAPVGAETAPGQISLDKIKVLLRELF